From Passer domesticus isolate bPasDom1 chromosome 8, bPasDom1.hap1, whole genome shotgun sequence, a single genomic window includes:
- the LOC135306605 gene encoding D(1)-like dopamine receptor gives MGSAALGGGPWALRALTGCLLGALVLSTLLGNALVCLAVLRFRHLRNKVTNWFVLSLAISDLCVALLVMPWKAVTEVAGGSWLFGSHFCDTWVAFDIMCSTASILHLCIISLDRYWAIASPFRYERRMTQRLACTMIAVAWALSILISFIPVQLHWHQAKDSRDPGSWLPGTARCDVRLNRTYAITSSLISFYIPVAIMIITYTRIYRIAQAQIRRISTLERAGGQWPAPGKEPSSSLRSSLHKETRVLQTLSIIMGVFVCCWLPFFLLNCLLPFCQPSLEEDPEGQSLCIGQTTFNVFVWFGWANSSVNPVIYAFNADFRRAFSNLLGCRCCCCGTPQSPVERVNFSNELVSYHRDTTCQKEGAVPSPVPPAATTAWVQPVPHAINLQGEHSSEEMTVEKRAVTSQTQTALGSSPSSCQVPAVLQLDCKAKPSL, from the coding sequence ATGGGGAGCGCGGCGCTGGGGGGCGGCCCGTGGGCGCTGCGGGCACTCACCGGGTGCCTGCTGGGCGCcctggtgctgagcacgctgcTGGGCAATGCGCTCGTGTGCCTCGCCGTCCTGCGCTTCCGCCACCTCCGCAACAAGGTCACCAACTGGTTCGTGCTGTCACTGGCCATCTCGGACCTCTGCGTGGCCCTTTTGGTGATGCCGTGGAAGGCGGTCACTGAGGTGGCTGGAGGCTCCTGGCTCTTTGGCAGCCACTTTTGTGACACTTGGGTGGCCTTCGACATCATGTGCTCCACGGCCTCCATCCTGCACCTGTGCATCATCAGCCTGGACCGGTACTGGGCCATCGCCAGCCCCTTTCGCTATGAGCGCAGGATGACGCAGCGCCTTGCTTGTACCATGATAGCCGTGGCCTGGGCTCTctccatcctcatctccttcatCCCCGTGCAGCTACACTGGCATCAAGCCAAGGACAGTAGAGATCCAGGCTCCTGGCTCCCTGGGACAGCCCGCTGTGATGTCAGGTTGAACCGCACTTATGCCATCACCTCCTCCCTTATCAGCTTCTACATCCCCGTGGCCATAATGATCATCACCTATACCAGGATCTACAGGATTGCCCAGGCCCAGATCCGCCGCATCTCCACCCTTGAGAGAGCAGGGGGGCAGTGGCCAGCTCCTGGCAAAGAGCCCTCCTCCTCTTTGCGGAGTTCCTTGCACAAGGAGACCAGGGTGCTGCAGACCCTTTCTATCATAATGGGAGTCTTTGtttgctgctggctgccctTCTTCctgctgaactgcctgctgcctttctgccagcccagcctggaggaggaCCCTGAAGGGCAGTCACTCTGTATTGGCCAAACCACCTTCAACGTCTTTGTGTGGTTTGGCTGGGCCAATTCTTCGGTGAATCCAGTCATCTATGCTTTCAATGCAGACTTCAGGAGGGCTTTCAGCAATCTCTTGGGCTgccggtgctgctgctgtggcacacCCCAATCCCCTGTGGAGAGGGTCAACTTCAGCAATGAGCTGGTTTCCTATCACCGTGACACCACCTGCCAGAAGGAAGGAGCTGTCCCATCgccagtgcctcctgctgccaccactgcctgGGTGCAGCCCGTGCCCCATGCCATAAACCTCCAGggagagcacagcagtgagGAGATGACTGTGGAGAAGAGGGCTGTGACTTCTCAGACACAGACTGCCCtcggcagcagccccagcagttGTCAAGTGCCAGCTGTTCTGCAGTTGGATTGCAAGGCAAAGCCATCCCTGTAA